The Azospirillum brasilense genome has a window encoding:
- a CDS encoding DUF2189 domain-containing protein, with amino-acid sequence MTIRNPAEWGAAHFKSWSHGLAEAGHAIAPPAQERAALEPTVRRIRSDDLRDALRKGLHDFMACRTDVLFIALIYPLVGLLLAEVVFGENALHLLFPLASGFVLIGPFAAVGLYEMSRRRERGDRVSWADAFAVARSPAFGAILAMGAILTAVFLLWLVAAQLIYMATLAPLAPEGWSAFAHALFTTRAGWAMIVLGISVGFLFAVLALAISVVSFPLLMDRRVGVATAIRTSVRATLKNPEPMALWGLIVAGGLLLGSLPAFVGLVIVMPVLGHATWHLYRRLIPD; translated from the coding sequence ATGACCATCCGAAACCCTGCGGAATGGGGAGCGGCCCATTTCAAATCCTGGTCCCATGGCCTGGCCGAGGCGGGTCACGCCATCGCTCCGCCGGCGCAGGAGCGGGCGGCGCTGGAGCCGACCGTGCGGCGCATCCGCAGCGACGACCTGCGCGACGCGCTGCGGAAGGGGCTCCATGACTTCATGGCCTGCCGCACCGACGTCCTGTTCATCGCCCTGATCTACCCGCTGGTCGGGTTGCTGCTGGCCGAGGTGGTGTTCGGCGAGAACGCGCTGCACCTGCTGTTCCCGCTGGCCTCCGGTTTCGTGCTGATCGGTCCCTTTGCCGCGGTCGGCCTCTACGAAATGAGCCGCCGGCGCGAGCGGGGCGACCGCGTGTCCTGGGCGGACGCCTTTGCGGTGGCGCGCTCCCCGGCCTTCGGGGCGATCCTGGCGATGGGGGCGATCCTGACGGCCGTGTTCCTGCTGTGGCTGGTCGCGGCGCAGCTCATCTACATGGCGACCCTCGCCCCGCTGGCGCCGGAGGGCTGGAGCGCCTTCGCCCACGCCCTGTTCACCACCCGTGCCGGCTGGGCGATGATCGTGCTGGGGATCAGCGTCGGTTTCCTGTTCGCCGTCCTGGCGCTGGCGATCAGCGTGGTCAGCTTCCCGCTTCTCATGGACCGCCGGGTCGGAGTGGCGACGGCCATCCGCACCTCCGTGCGCGCCACGCTGAAGAATCCCGAGCCCATGGCGCTCTGGGGCCTGATCGTGGCGGGCGGTCTTCTGCTCGGCTCGCTGCCCGCCTTCGTCGGGCTGGTGATCGTCATGCCGGTGCTCGGCCACGCCACATGGCACCTCTACCGCCGGCTCATCCCGGACTGA
- a CDS encoding nucleobase:cation symporter-2 family protein, producing the protein MSSVESSQPTHPVDEKLPLLRLLALGMQHVMVMYAGAIAVPLIIGGALKLPKDQIALLINADLFACGIVTLIQTLGFWKFGIRLPVMMGVTFAAVGPMVAMAGNPSLGLLGIYGAVIGAGVFATLAAPLVGRLLPLFPPVVTGTVIAIIGISLMRVGITWAGGGAGNPNFGDPLYLGIALFVLAVILLVTKYAKGFWANISVLLGIVAGFALTMLLGLVSFDGVGQAKWVDVIYPFQFGMPVFEFWSILTMSLVMIVVMIESTGMFLAVGEMVGRPVTPEQLTRGLRTDGLGTLIGGVFNTFPYTSFSQNVGLVGITGVRSRWVCVAGGVILVAFGLFPKLAHVVASVPTYVLGGAGLVMFGMVAATGIKILAKVDYTANRGNIYVVADKIFQKMPPFLSPLLHSGILLGTIAAVLLNLFFNGLGKASSAEFVAAAKTAEA; encoded by the coding sequence ATGTCGTCGGTGGAGTCATCACAGCCAACCCATCCGGTTGACGAGAAGCTTCCGCTGCTGCGCCTGCTGGCGCTGGGGATGCAGCATGTGATGGTGATGTACGCGGGGGCCATCGCCGTGCCGCTCATCATCGGCGGCGCGCTGAAGCTGCCCAAGGACCAGATCGCGCTGCTCATCAACGCCGACCTGTTCGCCTGCGGCATCGTCACGCTGATCCAGACGCTGGGCTTCTGGAAGTTCGGCATCCGCCTGCCGGTGATGATGGGCGTCACCTTCGCCGCGGTCGGGCCGATGGTCGCCATGGCGGGGAACCCGTCGCTGGGGCTGTTGGGCATCTACGGCGCGGTGATCGGGGCGGGCGTCTTCGCCACGCTGGCCGCCCCGCTGGTCGGCCGCCTGCTGCCGCTGTTCCCGCCGGTGGTGACGGGGACCGTGATCGCCATCATCGGAATCTCGCTGATGCGGGTGGGCATCACCTGGGCCGGCGGCGGGGCCGGGAACCCGAATTTCGGCGACCCGCTCTATCTCGGAATCGCCCTGTTCGTGCTGGCGGTGATCCTGCTGGTGACCAAATACGCCAAGGGCTTCTGGGCCAACATCTCGGTCCTGCTGGGCATCGTCGCGGGCTTCGCCCTGACCATGCTTCTGGGGCTGGTCAGCTTCGACGGGGTGGGACAGGCGAAGTGGGTGGACGTGATCTACCCCTTCCAGTTCGGCATGCCGGTGTTCGAGTTCTGGTCGATCCTGACCATGTCGCTGGTGATGATCGTCGTGATGATCGAATCCACCGGCATGTTCCTGGCGGTGGGCGAGATGGTCGGCCGCCCGGTGACGCCGGAGCAGCTGACCCGCGGCCTGCGCACGGACGGGCTGGGCACGCTGATCGGCGGCGTCTTCAACACCTTTCCCTACACCTCCTTCTCGCAGAATGTCGGACTGGTCGGGATCACCGGGGTGCGCAGCCGCTGGGTCTGCGTGGCGGGCGGCGTCATCCTGGTCGCCTTCGGCCTGTTCCCGAAGCTGGCGCACGTCGTCGCTTCCGTTCCCACCTATGTGCTGGGCGGGGCCGGGCTGGTGATGTTCGGCATGGTCGCGGCGACCGGCATCAAGATCCTGGCGAAGGTCGATTATACGGCCAACCGCGGCAACATCTACGTCGTCGCCGACAAGATCTTCCAGAAGATGCCGCCCTTCCTGTCGCCGCTCCTGCACAGCGGCATCCTGCTGGGCACCATCGCGGCGGTCCTGCTGAACCTGTTCTTCAACGGCCTGGGCAAGGCCAGCAGCGCGGAGTTCGTCGCCGCCGCCAAAACCGCGGAGGCATGA
- the ctaD gene encoding cytochrome c oxidase subunit I: protein MTPPLDDAALPNRLPRPKEELEALKRAWKPTSGLGLLKEVNNNIIGVMYIATALLFFVISGTLALVMRTQLAVPENDVLGHSLYNQFFTVHGTGMMFLFAVPIVEAIGVFLLPSMLAARDLPFPRLSAFAFWAYLFGGLAFFCSLIFEVAPDGGWFMYPPLTSMKFSPGINADFWLLGIGFIEISAIAGAIEIIVGILRTRPPGMTLDKIPVYCWSMLVMAGMIVFAFPAVIVATALLEIERAFDWPFFIAERGGDPLLWQHLFWFFGHPEVYIIFLPAAGLVSMMVPALAQRPLVGHDWVVVALVGTGFFSFGLWVHHMFATGIPPLSLSFFSAASMAVSVPAGIQVFAWIATLGKGRLQWTVATWFLLGFLFIFVAGGLTGVMVAVIPFDWQAHDSYFVVAHLHYVLIGGMVFPVFAGLYHWWPTLKGTMLSERLGRWAFWMMFIGFNVAFFPMHVSGLMGMPRRVYTYPGDLGWNVLNMVSTVGAFVMAFGVLLVMIDMARDAFGRGRPAPENPWKAGTLEWIPNDNYATRSIPHVRSLYPLWDNPSLSREVQEGAHYLPGAPTRRRETIVTSPIEARPQYLMPMPGPHWSHFLAGLFTAAHFICLAVQLYWVSLVPGVLAIASVFWWVWSLDKGADHPPQDVGGGWRVPVYLQGSENHSWWGTAVLLLVDGTAFACLCFTYVFLWTVSPDVWPVGTDALPGLGWLFGEAALWVVAAGAMLLASRAVAGNRPWATRGLLLAGLLLMLAAAVAEPYNRIASGLVASESAYGAIVYMLASWQIFHVVILVLMTGFTLARSFAGRLHARRRVTFDNVMLVWLYTCGQGIVSLLLVHLFPRLAV, encoded by the coding sequence ATGACCCCGCCGCTCGACGATGCCGCCCTGCCCAACCGCCTGCCGCGCCCGAAGGAGGAATTGGAGGCGCTGAAGCGCGCCTGGAAGCCGACCTCCGGCCTCGGCCTGCTGAAGGAGGTGAACAACAACATCATCGGGGTGATGTACATCGCCACGGCGCTGCTGTTCTTCGTCATCTCGGGCACGCTGGCGCTGGTCATGCGGACGCAGCTCGCCGTGCCGGAGAACGACGTGCTGGGGCACAGCCTCTACAACCAGTTCTTCACCGTGCACGGCACAGGCATGATGTTCCTGTTCGCCGTGCCCATCGTCGAGGCCATCGGCGTCTTCCTGCTGCCCTCCATGCTGGCGGCGCGCGACCTGCCCTTTCCGCGGCTGTCGGCCTTCGCCTTCTGGGCCTATCTGTTCGGCGGGCTGGCCTTCTTCTGCTCGCTGATCTTCGAGGTGGCGCCGGACGGCGGCTGGTTCATGTACCCGCCGCTGACCAGCATGAAGTTCTCGCCGGGCATCAACGCCGATTTCTGGCTGCTCGGCATCGGCTTCATCGAGATTTCGGCCATTGCCGGGGCCATCGAGATCATCGTCGGCATCCTGCGCACCCGGCCGCCCGGCATGACGCTGGACAAGATTCCGGTCTACTGCTGGTCGATGCTGGTCATGGCGGGGATGATCGTCTTCGCCTTCCCGGCGGTGATCGTCGCGACCGCGCTGCTGGAGATCGAGCGCGCCTTCGACTGGCCCTTCTTCATCGCGGAGCGGGGCGGCGACCCGCTGCTCTGGCAGCACCTGTTCTGGTTCTTCGGCCATCCCGAGGTCTACATCATCTTCCTGCCGGCGGCGGGGCTGGTGTCGATGATGGTGCCGGCGCTGGCGCAGCGGCCGCTGGTCGGCCACGACTGGGTGGTGGTGGCGCTGGTCGGCACGGGCTTCTTCAGCTTCGGCCTGTGGGTGCACCACATGTTCGCCACCGGCATCCCGCCGCTGAGCCTCAGCTTCTTTTCCGCCGCCAGCATGGCCGTGTCGGTGCCCGCCGGCATCCAGGTCTTCGCCTGGATCGCCACGCTGGGCAAGGGGCGGCTGCAATGGACGGTGGCGACGTGGTTCCTGCTGGGCTTCCTGTTCATCTTCGTGGCCGGCGGGCTGACCGGCGTGATGGTGGCGGTCATCCCCTTCGACTGGCAGGCCCATGACAGCTACTTCGTGGTGGCGCACCTGCATTACGTGCTGATCGGCGGCATGGTCTTCCCGGTCTTCGCCGGGCTGTATCACTGGTGGCCGACGCTGAAGGGCACCATGCTGTCGGAGCGGCTGGGGCGCTGGGCCTTCTGGATGATGTTCATCGGCTTCAACGTCGCCTTCTTCCCCATGCATGTCAGCGGCCTGATGGGCATGCCACGGCGCGTCTACACCTACCCGGGCGATCTCGGCTGGAACGTCCTGAACATGGTCTCGACCGTCGGGGCCTTCGTGATGGCCTTCGGCGTCCTGCTGGTGATGATCGACATGGCGCGCGACGCCTTCGGCCGGGGTCGCCCGGCGCCGGAGAATCCGTGGAAGGCGGGGACGCTGGAATGGATCCCGAACGACAATTACGCCACGCGCAGCATCCCGCACGTCCGCTCGCTCTACCCGCTGTGGGACAACCCGAGCCTGTCGCGTGAGGTGCAGGAGGGCGCCCATTACCTGCCCGGCGCCCCGACCCGCCGGCGTGAAACCATCGTGACCAGCCCGATCGAGGCACGGCCCCAGTATCTGATGCCGATGCCCGGCCCACACTGGAGCCACTTCCTCGCCGGGCTGTTCACCGCCGCCCACTTCATCTGTCTGGCGGTGCAGCTCTACTGGGTGTCGCTGGTGCCGGGGGTGTTGGCCATCGCCTCGGTCTTCTGGTGGGTGTGGAGCCTGGACAAGGGGGCCGACCATCCGCCGCAGGACGTCGGCGGCGGCTGGCGGGTGCCGGTCTATCTCCAGGGATCGGAGAACCATTCCTGGTGGGGGACGGCGGTCCTGTTGCTGGTGGACGGGACGGCCTTCGCCTGCCTGTGCTTCACTTACGTCTTCCTGTGGACGGTCAGCCCGGACGTCTGGCCGGTGGGCACCGACGCCCTGCCGGGGCTGGGATGGCTGTTCGGCGAAGCGGCGCTCTGGGTCGTGGCGGCGGGGGCGATGCTGCTGGCGAGCCGCGCCGTGGCCGGCAACCGCCCCTGGGCGACGCGGGGCCTCCTGCTTGCCGGTCTCCTGCTGATGCTGGCCGCCGCGGTGGCCGAGCCCTACAACCGCATCGCCAGCGGCCTCGTGGCGTCGGAGAGCGCCTATGGCGCCATCGTCTACATGCTGGCCTCCTGGCAGATCTTCCACGTCGTGATCCTGGTCCTGATGACCGGCTTCACGCTGGCGCGCTCCTTCGCCGGGCGGCTGCACGCGCGGCGCCGCGTCACCTTCGACAACGTGATGCTGGTGTGGCTCTACACCTGCGGGCAGGGGATCGTGTCCCTCCTGCTGGTGCATCTGTTTCCGCGTCTGGCGGTGTGA
- a CDS encoding ABC transporter permease: protein MLMRTLNSLAAGLIALILAAPILVVAGVSVNEKKSLTFPPQGFSLAWYAEVFTDPGWRGALITSLVVATLSAALAVLIAFPLAWFLWRWRAPWARAFEVLGMTPFILPPVITALGFLSFWAAVGEYGSPWTVVVSHAVFFVTLPLVTLSLGFGAVDRSYVEAAATMGADDRTVLRTVVMPLVRPYVISGFAFAFVLSLNEYIVAYMVVGFTLETLPIKIFNALRYGYTPTMAAVTVLFVSLTAVVFGLIAWFGDLPRLLGAWAKND from the coding sequence ATGCTGATGCGCACGCTGAATTCCCTGGCCGCCGGCCTGATCGCCCTGATCCTGGCCGCCCCCATCCTGGTGGTGGCCGGCGTCTCGGTGAACGAGAAGAAGTCCCTGACCTTCCCGCCGCAGGGCTTCTCGCTCGCTTGGTACGCGGAGGTCTTCACCGATCCCGGCTGGCGCGGCGCGCTGATCACCAGCCTCGTCGTCGCCACCCTGTCGGCGGCGCTGGCGGTGTTGATCGCCTTCCCGCTGGCCTGGTTCCTGTGGCGCTGGCGCGCGCCCTGGGCGCGGGCGTTCGAGGTGCTGGGCATGACGCCCTTCATCCTGCCGCCGGTCATCACCGCGCTGGGTTTCCTCAGCTTCTGGGCGGCGGTCGGCGAGTACGGGTCGCCCTGGACGGTGGTGGTCAGCCACGCGGTGTTCTTCGTGACGCTGCCGCTGGTCACGCTGTCGCTGGGCTTCGGGGCGGTGGACCGCTCCTATGTGGAGGCCGCGGCGACCATGGGGGCCGACGACCGGACGGTGCTGCGCACGGTGGTGATGCCGCTGGTGCGGCCCTATGTGATCTCCGGCTTCGCCTTCGCCTTCGTGCTGTCGCTGAACGAGTACATCGTGGCCTACATGGTGGTCGGCTTCACGCTGGAAACGCTGCCCATCAAGATCTTCAACGCGCTCCGCTACGGCTACACCCCGACCATGGCCGCCGTGACGGTGCTGTTCGTGTCGCTGACGGCGGTGGTCTTCGGGCTGATCGCGTGGTTCGGCGACCTGCCCCGCCTTCTCGGCGCCTGGGCCAAAAACGACTGA
- a CDS encoding threonine ammonia-lyase, which produces MPVTIDDIHAAAERLAGRISRTPFLRSETLSQITGAEVWVKLENLQFTASFKERGAANRLLHLTPEERQAGVIAMSAGNHAQAVAYHAKRLGIAATIVMPRFTPFVKVKRTRYHGATVILEGDSLAEAAAFAHDLAKRDGLVFVHPYDDDAVIAGQGTVVLEMLAEVPDLDALAIPVGGGGLAAGAAVAARALRPGLEVVGVEVETYPAAAQRLAGQPVKVGGPTVAEGIAVRDVGDRPMDILKQNGCDVVLVPEAVIERAIAMLIEVEKTVAEGAGAAGLAALLFHPERFRGKRVGLIVSGGNIDTRTLANVLMRGFARDGRLINLDIDVADQPGALAQVARIVAECGGNIIDVQHQRLFGAFSVKSAEVALLIEVEDEGHGDRITEALRGAGLPVRKAVVAEAAQPLSSARP; this is translated from the coding sequence ATGCCGGTCACCATCGACGACATTCACGCCGCCGCCGAACGGCTGGCCGGACGCATCAGCCGCACGCCCTTCCTGCGCTCGGAAACCCTGTCGCAGATCACCGGCGCCGAGGTCTGGGTCAAGCTGGAGAACCTCCAGTTCACCGCCTCCTTCAAGGAGCGCGGGGCGGCCAACCGGCTGCTGCACCTGACGCCGGAGGAGCGGCAGGCCGGGGTGATCGCCATGTCGGCCGGCAACCACGCCCAGGCCGTGGCCTACCACGCGAAGCGGCTGGGCATCGCGGCGACCATCGTCATGCCGCGCTTCACCCCCTTCGTGAAGGTCAAGCGCACGCGCTACCACGGCGCCACCGTCATCCTGGAGGGCGATTCCCTGGCCGAGGCCGCGGCCTTCGCCCACGACCTCGCCAAGCGGGACGGGCTGGTCTTCGTCCATCCCTACGACGACGACGCGGTGATCGCCGGCCAGGGCACCGTCGTGCTGGAGATGCTGGCGGAGGTGCCGGACCTCGACGCGCTGGCCATCCCGGTCGGCGGCGGCGGGCTTGCCGCCGGGGCCGCGGTCGCCGCCCGCGCGCTGCGGCCCGGCCTGGAGGTCGTCGGCGTGGAGGTGGAGACCTACCCCGCCGCGGCGCAGCGCCTCGCCGGGCAGCCGGTCAAGGTCGGCGGCCCGACCGTGGCCGAAGGCATCGCCGTGCGCGACGTCGGCGACCGGCCCATGGACATCCTGAAGCAGAACGGCTGCGACGTGGTGCTGGTGCCCGAGGCGGTGATCGAGCGCGCCATCGCCATGCTGATCGAGGTGGAGAAGACCGTGGCGGAGGGCGCCGGGGCCGCCGGTCTGGCCGCCCTGCTCTTCCACCCCGAGCGCTTCCGCGGCAAGCGGGTCGGCCTGATCGTGTCGGGCGGCAACATCGACACGCGGACGCTCGCCAACGTGCTGATGCGCGGCTTCGCCCGCGACGGGCGCCTGATCAACCTGGACATCGACGTGGCCGACCAGCCCGGCGCTTTGGCCCAGGTGGCCCGCATCGTGGCGGAGTGCGGCGGCAACATCATCGACGTGCAGCACCAGCGCCTGTTCGGCGCCTTCTCCGTCAAGTCCGCCGAGGTCGCCCTGCTGATCGAGGTGGAGGACGAGGGCCACGGCGACCGCATCACCGAAGCCCTGCGCGGCGCCGGCCTGCCCGTCCGCAAGGCGGTGGTGGCGGAAGCGGCGCAGCCGCTGTCCAGCGCGCGGCCCTGA
- a CDS encoding ABC transporter permease → MIRRAPRGLAEHAPILFPALMLVVFFVIPFSLMIAVSVFRRVPGGFYEPDLVFANYERFLTAFFGGVMSFSLGLAALVAALSVGIAFPFTYRLVKLSRGAQIRWLVFLLSILSLSEVIIGFAWSTLLSRTAGITNLFVALGLMAEPQSLSPSFGALLAGLVYQAFPYTVLVLYPALARLDPYLEEAARTLGSSPLRAFFTVVVPALRNTIVATTIMVFVFALGSYLLPQLLGRPQHWTLSVLITDQAIYQSNMPFAAAMAVFLVLVSLALVGLALLAGRREETA, encoded by the coding sequence ATGATCCGCCGCGCGCCCCGTGGTCTGGCCGAGCACGCGCCGATCCTCTTCCCGGCGCTGATGCTGGTCGTCTTCTTCGTCATCCCCTTCAGTCTGATGATCGCGGTCAGCGTCTTCCGGCGCGTGCCCGGCGGCTTCTACGAGCCGGACCTCGTCTTCGCCAACTACGAGCGGTTCCTGACCGCCTTCTTCGGCGGGGTGATGTCCTTCTCGCTGGGGCTGGCGGCGCTGGTCGCGGCGCTGTCGGTGGGCATCGCCTTCCCCTTCACCTACCGGCTGGTCAAGCTGTCGCGCGGCGCGCAGATCCGCTGGCTGGTCTTCCTGCTGTCGATCCTCTCGCTGTCGGAAGTCATCATCGGCTTCGCCTGGTCCACCCTGCTGTCGCGCACGGCGGGCATCACCAACCTGTTCGTGGCGCTGGGCCTGATGGCCGAGCCGCAATCGCTGAGCCCCAGCTTCGGCGCGCTGCTGGCCGGGCTGGTCTATCAGGCCTTCCCCTACACGGTGCTGGTGCTCTACCCCGCACTCGCCCGCCTCGACCCCTATCTGGAGGAGGCGGCGCGCACGCTCGGCTCCTCGCCGCTGCGCGCCTTCTTCACGGTGGTGGTGCCGGCGCTGCGCAACACCATCGTGGCGACCACGATCATGGTGTTCGTCTTCGCGCTCGGCTCCTACCTGCTGCCGCAGCTTCTCGGGCGGCCGCAGCACTGGACGCTGTCGGTGCTCATCACCGATCAGGCGATCTACCAGTCCAACATGCCCTTCGCGGCGGCGATGGCCGTCTTCCTGGTGCTGGTCAGCCTTGCCCTGGTCGGGCTGGCGCTGCTCGCCGGTCGGCGGGAGGAGACGGCCTGA
- the coxB gene encoding cytochrome c oxidase subunit II, which translates to MGLLAACERGPQSALHPAGRNAEAILDLTLILVAGGGVIFLFVMALAGYAVIARPERFPGGRAWIIGGGLVFPIVTLTALQVYEFAVARQLSDTGGVEPLRIEVTGYMWWWEVRYPDVRVEGGEVLRTANRLVIPAGRPVEVVVTAADVIHSFWVPSLGGKMDMIPGHENRLILVGERPGTYRGQCAEYCGAQHALMAFDVVVEPPDRFEEWLAAERRPAAEPEGPQQTAGRDAFLRAGCGSCHTVRGTPANGAAGPDLTHVGGRGALAAGTLPNTPEALAGWIAGSQHIKPENRMPSFPILGGDDLHAIAVWLESLK; encoded by the coding sequence ATGGGGCTCCTGGCGGCCTGCGAGCGGGGGCCGCAATCCGCGCTCCATCCCGCCGGACGCAACGCCGAGGCGATCCTCGACCTGACGCTGATTCTGGTCGCCGGGGGCGGGGTCATCTTCCTTTTCGTCATGGCGCTGGCGGGGTACGCCGTCATCGCCCGGCCGGAACGCTTTCCCGGAGGCCGCGCCTGGATCATCGGCGGCGGCCTCGTCTTTCCCATCGTCACGCTGACCGCGCTTCAGGTCTACGAGTTCGCCGTGGCCCGGCAATTGTCGGACACCGGCGGGGTGGAGCCGCTGCGCATCGAGGTCACCGGCTATATGTGGTGGTGGGAGGTCCGCTATCCCGACGTGAGGGTGGAGGGGGGTGAGGTTCTGCGCACCGCCAACCGCCTCGTCATCCCGGCCGGGCGGCCGGTGGAGGTGGTGGTGACCGCGGCGGACGTCATCCACAGCTTCTGGGTGCCCAGCCTGGGCGGCAAGATGGACATGATCCCCGGCCACGAGAACCGGCTGATCCTGGTCGGGGAGCGGCCCGGCACCTACCGCGGCCAATGCGCCGAATACTGCGGCGCCCAGCACGCGCTGATGGCCTTCGACGTGGTGGTGGAGCCGCCCGACCGCTTCGAGGAATGGCTGGCCGCCGAGCGCCGCCCCGCCGCCGAACCTGAAGGGCCGCAGCAGACCGCCGGGCGCGACGCCTTCCTGCGCGCCGGCTGCGGGTCCTGCCACACGGTGCGCGGGACGCCGGCCAACGGGGCGGCCGGGCCGGACCTGACCCATGTCGGCGGGCGCGGTGCTCTGGCCGCCGGGACGCTGCCCAACACGCCGGAGGCCCTGGCCGGCTGGATCGCCGGGTCGCAGCACATCAAGCCGGAGAACCGCATGCCGTCCTTTCCGATCCTGGGCGGCGACGATCTGCACGCCATCGCCGTCTGGCTGGAGAGCCTGAAATGA
- a CDS encoding acylphosphatase: MVEKEDRKAVLARVHGKVQGVWYRGWTVDTANRLGLAGWVRNRGDGTVEALFAGPADAVDRMLEACRRGPSAAVVSDIAVEPARDPGPGVFEQRPTQ, translated from the coding sequence ATGGTGGAAAAGGAAGACCGCAAGGCCGTGCTGGCCCGCGTTCATGGCAAGGTGCAGGGCGTCTGGTACCGCGGCTGGACGGTGGATACGGCGAACCGGCTGGGGCTGGCCGGTTGGGTGCGCAACCGCGGCGACGGAACGGTGGAGGCGCTGTTCGCCGGCCCGGCGGACGCCGTGGATCGGATGCTGGAGGCCTGCCGCCGCGGCCCCTCCGCCGCCGTGGTCAGCGACATCGCCGTGGAGCCGGCCCGCGATCCCGGTCCGGGCGTCTTCGAGCAACGCCCGACGCAGTGA
- a CDS encoding carbon-nitrogen hydrolase family protein has protein sequence MRLTLFQADAEPGAPHRNLDRLERAAAEAAERGSALLVGPEMGLTGYDIGAEAVRALAEAADGPMATRVADIARRHGIALLYGYPERGADGAVYNAAQLIGADGRALLNQRKTHLYGELDRGSYAPGGDSFPTAAVGGMRVGVAICYDVEFPELVRRHALAGVDALLVPTALMTPYEIVATTIVPARAFENGLFVAYANRCGREGTLNYCGLSSVAAPDGSVLARAGDGEALLTVELDPALRRVGTHLADRRPDLYGAVSSTPGKGGS, from the coding sequence ATGCGGCTAACCCTGTTCCAGGCGGACGCGGAGCCCGGTGCCCCGCACCGCAACCTCGACCGTCTGGAGCGGGCGGCGGCGGAGGCGGCAGAGCGCGGCTCCGCCCTGCTGGTCGGGCCGGAAATGGGCCTGACCGGCTACGACATCGGCGCGGAGGCGGTGCGCGCCCTGGCCGAGGCGGCGGACGGGCCGATGGCCACGCGGGTCGCCGACATCGCCCGGCGGCACGGCATCGCCCTGCTCTACGGCTATCCGGAACGGGGAGCGGACGGCGCGGTTTACAACGCCGCGCAGTTGATCGGGGCGGACGGGCGTGCCCTCCTGAACCAGCGCAAGACGCATCTCTACGGCGAACTCGACCGCGGCTCCTACGCGCCGGGCGGCGATTCCTTCCCGACCGCGGCGGTCGGCGGGATGCGGGTCGGCGTGGCCATCTGCTACGACGTGGAGTTCCCCGAGCTGGTGCGCCGCCACGCCCTGGCCGGGGTGGACGCGCTGCTGGTGCCGACCGCGCTGATGACGCCCTACGAGATCGTCGCCACCACCATCGTCCCCGCCCGCGCCTTCGAGAACGGCCTCTTCGTCGCCTACGCCAACCGCTGCGGGCGCGAGGGAACACTCAATTATTGCGGGCTCAGCAGCGTGGCGGCGCCGGACGGGTCGGTGCTGGCGCGGGCCGGCGACGGCGAGGCGTTGCTGACCGTCGAACTGGACCCCGCCCTGCGCCGCGTCGGCACGCATCTGGCGGACCGCCGCCCGGACCTGTACGGTGCGGTCTCCAGTACGCCTGGGAAGGGCGGTTCGTAG
- the speB gene encoding agmatinase, producing MIDPQKLDRLRTKYSGSGGDDFHDPEFQRVAALQFSGGKRVQPFAGVSTLLDAPYRPDAADAADFGGLDIALIGVPMDLGVTNRAGARLGPRAVRGMERIGPYEHALRMVPAASCKLADVGDVPLSSRFSLEACHGDILAFYNRVMDAGVVPLSVGGDHSITYSILKALGRERPVGMIHFDAHCDTGGPYEGAKFHHGGPFRQAVLDGVLDPERTVQIGIRGSTEYLWEFSYDSGMTVIHAEDIPERGIASVIETARKVVGDGPVYVSFDVDCLDPVFAPGTGTPEVGGLTTREALALLRGLDGLDIIGGDVVEVAPQYDATTNTAHAGAQMLFEILCLSVRALANRQKQG from the coding sequence ATGATCGACCCTCAGAAGCTTGATCGTTTGCGTACGAAGTACAGCGGCTCCGGCGGCGACGACTTCCACGATCCGGAGTTCCAGCGGGTGGCCGCCCTCCAGTTCTCCGGCGGCAAGCGGGTGCAGCCCTTCGCCGGGGTGTCCACCCTGCTCGACGCCCCCTACCGCCCCGACGCGGCCGACGCCGCGGACTTCGGCGGGCTGGACATCGCGCTGATCGGCGTGCCGATGGACCTGGGCGTGACCAACCGGGCCGGCGCCCGCCTCGGCCCGCGCGCCGTCCGCGGGATGGAGCGCATCGGTCCCTACGAGCATGCCCTGCGCATGGTCCCGGCGGCCTCCTGCAAACTGGCCGACGTCGGCGACGTGCCGCTGTCCAGCCGCTTCAGTCTGGAAGCCTGCCACGGCGACATCCTGGCCTTCTACAACCGCGTGATGGACGCCGGCGTCGTCCCGCTGTCGGTGGGCGGCGACCATTCCATCACCTATTCGATCCTCAAGGCGCTGGGCCGCGAGCGCCCGGTGGGCATGATCCATTTCGACGCCCATTGCGACACCGGCGGCCCCTACGAGGGTGCCAAGTTCCACCATGGCGGCCCGTTCCGGCAGGCGGTCCTGGACGGCGTGCTGGACCCTGAGCGCACGGTGCAGATCGGCATCCGCGGCAGCACCGAGTATCTGTGGGAGTTCTCCTACGACAGCGGCATGACCGTGATCCACGCGGAGGACATTCCGGAGCGCGGCATCGCCAGCGTCATCGAGACGGCGCGCAAGGTGGTGGGCGACGGGCCGGTCTACGTCTCCTTCGACGTGGATTGCCTGGACCCGGTCTTCGCCCCCGGCACCGGCACCCCGGAGGTCGGCGGCCTGACCACGCGGGAGGCTCTGGCGCTCCTGCGCGGGCTCGACGGGCTGGACATCATCGGCGGCGACGTGGTGGAGGTGGCGCCCCAGTACGACGCGACGACCAACACCGCCCACGCCGGCGCGCAGATGCTGTTCGAGATCCTTTGCCTGTCGGTGCGCGCCCTCGCCAACCGCCAGAAGCAAGGCTGA